In a single window of the Luteibacter rhizovicinus DSM 16549 genome:
- a CDS encoding YihY family inner membrane protein — protein sequence MPPLRFDRDRALSFTRFTWLRFVDDKCFETAGALSYTTLVSLVPLTVAVFAILSAFPVFAEWRGSLANYAFQNFVPATGIKIQEYMLAFADKASQLTGISILVMLFSAVSMMISIEDRMNRIWRVRKPRGWTSRLLLYWAALTLGPILVVGSLVLTSYITAFPMLHAAADQIATQSRLLNFLPFVITFVTLVLMYTMVPNRRVDWRHAGIGALLGAILFEIARWGFTLFIRNAPTYEEIYGALAAIPIFLLWIYLSWIIVILGASIAASISAFEYTMPQEALPEGAEFIGLLVVLQHFVEAQRAGDSVDPATVRVRAPYLPSSAITCYFDDLQRADMIQRGEAGGWLLTRSLDCTELLRVYRCTSYRLPLHPREQVERLGIYLPTELLVLLDHLAAALDATLGARLDQLFPPAVVSVSIEDSPA from the coding sequence ATGCCGCCGCTTCGCTTCGACCGCGACCGCGCCCTGAGCTTCACCCGCTTCACGTGGCTGCGCTTCGTCGACGATAAATGCTTCGAGACGGCCGGTGCGCTGTCGTACACGACGCTCGTCTCGCTCGTGCCGCTGACCGTTGCCGTGTTCGCCATTCTCTCGGCGTTCCCGGTGTTCGCCGAGTGGCGCGGCAGCCTGGCCAACTATGCGTTCCAGAACTTCGTGCCGGCCACGGGCATCAAGATCCAGGAGTACATGCTGGCCTTCGCCGACAAGGCCAGCCAGCTGACCGGCATCTCCATCCTGGTCATGCTGTTCAGCGCGGTGTCGATGATGATCAGCATTGAAGACCGCATGAACCGCATCTGGCGGGTGCGCAAGCCGCGAGGGTGGACGTCGCGTCTTTTGCTCTACTGGGCGGCACTCACCCTCGGACCCATCCTCGTCGTCGGCAGCCTGGTGCTCACCTCGTACATCACCGCGTTCCCGATGCTGCATGCGGCCGCGGACCAGATCGCCACGCAGAGCCGTCTGCTCAATTTCCTGCCGTTCGTCATCACCTTCGTCACCCTGGTGCTGATGTACACCATGGTGCCCAACCGCCGGGTCGACTGGCGGCACGCCGGCATCGGTGCGCTGCTGGGCGCGATCCTGTTCGAGATCGCGCGCTGGGGCTTCACGCTGTTCATCCGTAACGCGCCGACGTACGAAGAAATCTACGGCGCGCTCGCGGCGATCCCCATTTTCCTGCTGTGGATCTACCTCTCCTGGATCATCGTGATCCTCGGTGCGTCGATCGCCGCCTCGATTTCCGCGTTCGAATACACCATGCCGCAGGAAGCCTTGCCCGAAGGGGCGGAGTTCATCGGCTTGCTGGTGGTGCTGCAGCATTTCGTCGAGGCGCAGCGCGCCGGTGATAGCGTGGATCCCGCCACGGTTCGCGTCCGTGCCCCGTACCTGCCGTCGAGCGCGATCACCTGCTACTTCGACGATCTCCAGCGCGCGGACATGATCCAGCGCGGCGAAGCCGGTGGCTGGCTGCTCACCCGCAGCCTGGATTGCACCGAGCTGCTTCGCGTGTACCGTTGCACGTCGTATCGCCTGCCGCTGCATCCGCGCGAGCAGGTGGAACGCCTCGGCATCTATCTCCCCACCGAGCTGCTCGTGCTGCTCGATCACCTTGCCGCCGCGCTGGACGCGACGCTGGGTGCGCGGCTCGACCAGCTCTTTCCCCCCGCTGTCGTCAGTGTTTCCATCGAGGACTCTCCCGCATGA